A stretch of Allostreptomyces psammosilenae DNA encodes these proteins:
- the dop gene encoding depupylase/deamidase Dop, whose product MTVKRVMGIETEYGISVPGHPGANAMLSSSQIVNAYAAAMHRARRARWDFEEENPLRDARGFDLARDVADASQLTDEDIGLANVVLTNGARLYVDHAHPEYSAPETTNPRDAVLWDKAGERIMAEAAERAAMLPGAHPIHLYKNNTDNKGASYGCHENYLMARATPFADIVRHLTPFFVSRQVVCGAGRVGIGQEGGAHGFQLSQRADYFEVEVGLETTLKRPIINTRDEPHADAERYRRLHVIIGDANLSEVSTYLKLGTTSLVLAMIEDGFITQDLSVEQPVRSLHRVSHDWQLRHVLTLKNGRRLTAVQLQMEYCELARKYVEERHGLEADEQTRDVLDRWEDVLTRLESDPMSLAGQLDWVAKLELLQGYRRRDGLDWDSPRLHLVDLQYSDVRPDKGLYNRLAARGRMERIVTEEEVRRVIHEPPDDTRAYFRGRCLDKYADHVAAASWDSVIFDLPGRESLQRVPTMEPLRGTREHVQGLIDRCRTAEDLVRALSGG is encoded by the coding sequence ATGACGGTGAAGCGAGTGATGGGGATCGAGACCGAGTACGGAATCTCCGTGCCCGGCCATCCCGGAGCCAACGCCATGCTCAGCTCGTCCCAGATCGTGAACGCCTACGCGGCGGCCATGCACCGCGCCCGGCGGGCCCGCTGGGACTTCGAGGAGGAGAACCCGCTGCGGGACGCCCGCGGCTTCGACCTGGCCCGGGACGTCGCCGACGCCAGCCAGCTCACCGACGAGGACATCGGCCTGGCCAACGTCGTGCTGACCAACGGCGCGCGGCTGTACGTGGACCACGCCCACCCGGAGTACTCGGCGCCGGAGACCACCAACCCGCGCGACGCCGTGCTGTGGGACAAGGCGGGCGAGCGGATCATGGCCGAGGCGGCCGAGCGCGCCGCCATGCTCCCCGGGGCCCACCCGATCCACCTCTACAAGAACAACACCGACAACAAGGGCGCCTCCTACGGCTGCCACGAGAACTACCTGATGGCGCGGGCCACCCCGTTCGCCGACATCGTCCGCCACCTGACCCCCTTCTTCGTCTCCCGCCAGGTGGTCTGCGGCGCCGGCCGGGTCGGCATCGGCCAGGAGGGCGGCGCGCACGGCTTCCAGCTCAGCCAGCGCGCCGACTACTTCGAGGTCGAGGTGGGCCTGGAGACCACCCTGAAGCGGCCGATCATCAACACCCGGGACGAGCCGCACGCCGACGCCGAGCGCTACCGCCGGCTGCACGTGATCATCGGGGACGCCAACCTCTCCGAGGTCTCCACCTACCTCAAGCTGGGCACCACCTCCCTGGTGCTGGCGATGATCGAGGACGGCTTCATCACCCAGGACCTCTCGGTGGAGCAGCCGGTGCGCAGCCTGCACCGGGTCTCCCACGACTGGCAGCTGCGGCACGTGCTCACCCTGAAGAACGGTCGCCGGCTGACCGCCGTGCAGCTCCAGATGGAGTACTGCGAGCTGGCCCGCAAGTACGTCGAGGAGCGGCACGGCCTGGAGGCCGACGAGCAGACCCGGGACGTGCTCGACCGCTGGGAGGACGTCCTCACCCGGCTGGAGTCCGACCCGATGAGCCTGGCCGGGCAGCTGGACTGGGTGGCCAAGCTGGAGCTGCTCCAGGGCTACCGGCGCCGGGACGGGCTGGACTGGGACTCCCCGCGGCTGCACCTGGTCGACCTGCAGTACTCCGACGTGCGTCCGGACAAGGGCCTGTACAACCGGCTGGCCGCCCGCGGCCGGATGGAGCGCATCGTGACCGAGGAGGAGGTGCGGCGGGTGATCCACGAGCCACCGGACGACACCCGGGCCTACTTCCGCGGGCGCTGCCTGGACAAGTACGCCGACCACGTGGCCGCGGCGTCCTGGGACTCGGTGATCTTCGACCTGCCCGGTCGGGAGTCGCTGCAACGGGTGCCCACCATGGAACCGCTGCGCGGCACCCGGGAGCACGTGCAGGGCCTGATCGACCGCTGCCGGACGGCCGAGGACCTGGTGCGCGCCCTCTCCGGCGGCTGA
- a CDS encoding ubiquitin-like protein Pup yields the protein MATKDTGGQQRANRTSEEVEETAEETRQSSDLQERQEKLSEDVDSVLDEIDDVLEENAEDFVRSFVQKGGE from the coding sequence ATGGCGACCAAGGACACCGGCGGACAGCAGCGAGCGAACCGTACCTCCGAGGAGGTCGAGGAGACCGCCGAGGAGACCCGGCAGTCCTCGGACCTCCAGGAGCGGCAGGAGAAGCTCTCCGAGGACGTGGACTCCGTGCTGGACGAGATCGACGACGTCCTGGAGGAGAACGCCGAGGACTTCGTGCGTTCCTTCGTGCAGAAGGGCGGCGAGTGA
- the prcB gene encoding proteasome subunit beta — translation MAANPDGTGGLPSAFLTPGISSFMEFLDSYRPDLLPGNRALPATPATVEAPHGTTIVAATFPGGVVLAGDRRATMGNLIAQRDIEKVFQADEYSAVGIAGTAGLAVEMVRLFQLELEHYEKIEGAVLSFEGKANRLSAMIRGNLGMAMQGLAVVPLFGGYDLERGAGRIFTYDVTGGRSEEPGYAATGSGSVFARGALKKLYRPDFTAEEATTAVVQSLYDAADDDSATGGPDLGRGIFPIVAVITEDGFNRLSDEQVGELARTIHARRLERPDGPRAALM, via the coding sequence GTGGCAGCCAACCCCGACGGCACCGGGGGTCTTCCGAGTGCCTTCCTGACGCCCGGCATCTCCTCGTTCATGGAGTTCCTCGACTCCTACCGGCCGGACCTGCTGCCGGGCAACCGGGCGCTCCCGGCGACGCCGGCCACGGTGGAGGCCCCGCACGGCACCACCATCGTCGCCGCGACCTTCCCCGGCGGCGTGGTGCTGGCCGGCGACCGGCGCGCCACGATGGGCAACCTCATCGCCCAGCGCGACATCGAGAAGGTCTTCCAGGCGGACGAGTACTCCGCCGTGGGCATCGCCGGCACCGCCGGGCTGGCCGTGGAGATGGTGCGGCTGTTCCAGTTGGAACTGGAGCACTACGAGAAGATCGAGGGCGCGGTGCTCTCCTTCGAGGGCAAGGCCAACCGCCTGTCCGCGATGATCCGCGGCAACCTCGGCATGGCCATGCAGGGCCTGGCCGTGGTCCCGCTCTTCGGCGGCTACGACCTCGAACGGGGCGCCGGCCGCATCTTCACCTACGACGTCACCGGTGGGCGCTCGGAGGAGCCGGGCTACGCGGCCACCGGCTCCGGCTCGGTCTTCGCCCGGGGCGCGCTGAAGAAGCTCTACCGGCCCGACTTCACGGCCGAGGAGGCCACCACCGCCGTCGTCCAGTCGCTGTACGACGCGGCCGACGACGACAGCGCCACCGGCGGCCCGGACCTCGGCCGGGGCATCTTCCCGATCGTCGCGGTCATCACCGAGGACGGCTTCAACCGGCTCAGCGACGAGCAGGTCGGCGAACTCGCCCGCACCATCCACGCCCGACGCCTGGAGCGGCCGGACGGCCCGCGGGCCGCCCTGATGTGA
- the prcA gene encoding proteasome subunit alpha, which produces MSTPFYVSPQQAMADRAEYARKGIARGRSVVVLTYADGILFVAENPSRALHKISEIYDRIAYAAVGKYNEFENLRIAGVRYADLRGYQFDRADVTARGLANVYAQALGNIFSSGAEKPYEVELLVAEVGAEPEGDQIYRLTHDGSVVDVQGAVAIGGNAEQITGYLTRRHEHTMSTSEALRLAVAALGQDGNGGAERTLTPEQLEVAVLDRTRPQQRKFRRLLQAQLTRLLATEGEGAAESPAEGGKADPGEE; this is translated from the coding sequence GTGTCGACGCCGTTCTACGTCTCGCCCCAGCAGGCCATGGCGGACCGCGCGGAGTACGCCCGCAAGGGGATCGCCCGAGGTCGCAGCGTGGTGGTGCTCACCTACGCCGACGGCATCCTCTTCGTCGCGGAGAACCCCTCGCGGGCGCTGCACAAGATCAGTGAGATCTACGACCGCATCGCCTACGCGGCGGTCGGCAAGTACAACGAGTTCGAGAACCTGCGCATCGCCGGCGTCCGCTACGCCGACCTGCGCGGCTACCAGTTCGACCGGGCCGACGTCACCGCGCGCGGCCTGGCCAACGTCTACGCCCAGGCGCTGGGCAACATCTTCTCCAGCGGCGCGGAGAAGCCGTACGAGGTCGAGCTGCTGGTGGCCGAGGTCGGCGCGGAGCCGGAGGGCGACCAGATCTACCGGCTGACCCACGACGGCTCGGTGGTCGACGTGCAGGGCGCGGTGGCGATCGGCGGCAACGCCGAGCAGATCACCGGCTACCTCACCCGCCGCCACGAGCACACCATGAGCACCAGCGAGGCACTGCGCCTGGCCGTCGCCGCCCTGGGCCAGGACGGCAACGGGGGCGCCGAGCGCACGCTGACCCCGGAGCAGCTGGAGGTCGCGGTTCTCGACCGCACCCGGCCGCAGCAGCGGAAGTTCCGCCGGCTGCTCCAGGCGCAGCTCACCCGGCTGCTGGCGACCGAGGGCGAGGGCGCCGCGGAGTCCCCGGCCGAGGGCGGGAAGGCCGACCCGGGCGAGGAGTGA
- a CDS encoding ChaB family protein — MPGREELPSTIQRSDSKAQRTWIKAHDSAVQEYGEGRRAHQTAFAALKHTHEKVGDHWERKAGGRKGPSDERAAKPRQQRGPSTAGGVDASAPKQHLYDLAKRLEIPGRSSMDKGELVEAIQKASNRRTAKARQK; from the coding sequence ATGCCTGGACGCGAGGAACTGCCCAGCACGATCCAGCGCTCGGACTCCAAGGCGCAGCGCACCTGGATCAAGGCGCACGACTCGGCGGTGCAGGAGTACGGGGAGGGACGGCGGGCCCACCAGACGGCCTTCGCGGCGCTGAAGCACACCCACGAGAAGGTCGGCGACCACTGGGAGCGCAAGGCCGGCGGCCGGAAGGGACCGTCCGACGAGCGCGCCGCGAAGCCGCGCCAGCAGCGCGGGCCGAGCACCGCCGGGGGAGTGGACGCCAGCGCCCCCAAGCAGCACCTCTACGACCTGGCCAAGCGGCTGGAGATTCCCGGACGCTCCTCGATGGACAAGGGCGAACTGGTCGAGGCGATCCAGAAGGCCAGCAACCGGCGGACGGCCAAGGCCCGCCAGAAATAG
- a CDS encoding LacI family DNA-binding transcriptional regulator, with amino-acid sequence MSTDDPVPSAGRVTSRDVARAAGVSQATVSLVMGGKWSGRVSESTAQRVRATADELGYRPNIAARNLRLGRTRTALLVVPSLTSEFFAQVYTGAARVAAEHDFGLVLYPSPEGIGPARDPFPSARQAVDGVIASSMAAQALAAIRGVDGGNGGATAGGATGGGLPLVMLDSAPAQPGETGVATVTHDVADGVRQAVDHLTQLGHRRIAHLAAAVDSWTFRERATAFAARCAEAGVHGWSARTPLSVSGARDAALSVLHGDPRPTALVCDDDLVAAGACKAARLLGLAVPTDVSVTGFDDIAIARALDPELTTVRLTAEELGAHGMSALLRLLDGGLPARVVLPVRLKVRGSTAPPPV; translated from the coding sequence ATGTCCACCGACGACCCCGTGCCCTCCGCCGGACGGGTCACCAGCCGCGACGTGGCCCGGGCGGCCGGAGTCTCGCAGGCGACGGTGTCGCTGGTGATGGGTGGCAAGTGGTCCGGGCGGGTCTCCGAGAGCACCGCCCAGCGGGTGCGGGCCACCGCCGACGAACTCGGTTACCGGCCGAACATCGCCGCCCGCAACCTCCGCCTGGGCCGCACCCGCACCGCGCTGCTCGTGGTTCCGTCGCTCACCAGCGAGTTCTTCGCCCAGGTCTACACCGGCGCCGCCCGCGTGGCCGCCGAACACGACTTCGGCCTGGTGCTGTACCCCTCTCCGGAGGGCATCGGCCCGGCACGGGACCCGTTCCCCTCGGCCCGGCAGGCCGTCGACGGGGTCATCGCCTCCTCCATGGCCGCCCAGGCCCTGGCCGCCATCCGGGGCGTGGACGGCGGCAACGGGGGCGCCACCGCGGGCGGCGCCACCGGGGGCGGGCTGCCGCTGGTGATGCTGGACAGCGCCCCGGCGCAGCCGGGCGAGACGGGCGTGGCCACCGTCACCCACGACGTGGCCGACGGCGTCCGGCAGGCGGTGGACCACCTGACCCAGCTCGGCCACCGCCGGATCGCCCACCTCGCCGCCGCCGTGGACTCCTGGACCTTCCGGGAGCGGGCGACCGCCTTCGCCGCCCGGTGTGCCGAGGCCGGCGTCCACGGCTGGAGCGCCCGGACCCCGCTGTCGGTCTCCGGCGCCCGGGACGCCGCGCTGAGCGTGCTGCACGGCGACCCCCGTCCCACCGCGCTGGTCTGCGACGACGACCTGGTCGCCGCCGGCGCCTGCAAGGCGGCGCGGCTGCTCGGGCTGGCAGTGCCCACCGACGTCTCGGTGACCGGGTTCGACGACATCGCGATCGCCCGCGCCCTCGACCCGGAGCTGACCACGGTGCGGCTCACCGCCGAGGAGCTCGGCGCCCACGGCATGTCCGCCCTGCTGCGGCTGCTGGACGGCGGGCTGCCCGCCCGGGTGGTGCTGCCGGTGCGGCTGAAGGTGCGCGGCTCGACCGCGCCACCGCCGGTCTGA
- a CDS encoding MFS transporter, with amino-acid sequence MAGYVAVARAPHALRLLGGTLTGRLPTAMAALAIVLLIRADGGGYTLAGALSAVYGVGCAIGQPVLGRIVDRRGQTVVMTAAATVSAVGFAVLAVVGADPLWLAVVATAVAGLATPPLEAGLRALWPDVLRGDQRAVHTAYSLDAAAQEVMFTCGPLLVIAAGALVSPSAAVFVTGLIGLAGTLMVVTAAPSRAWRGTPHTGHWLGPLRVGHLRLLFGALLFVGMALGSINVTAVAWAEERGAGDWSGVVLAALALGALIGGLAYGARSWTGDADRRLRILVGLLAIGYLPLAIAPGPVGMTLLAVVGGLFLAPVIACSFVVVDRWAPPGTVTEAFSWVVTAFGVGTALGSAVSGPVGDALGVGPAYLVAAASGTVALLVLLVGGRGSQRAAGVRTEVGPSLPVAGKEGERA; translated from the coding sequence CTGGCCGGCTACGTCGCCGTCGCCCGCGCCCCGCACGCGTTGCGCCTGCTCGGCGGCACGCTGACCGGCCGGCTGCCCACCGCCATGGCGGCACTCGCCATCGTCCTGCTGATCCGCGCGGACGGCGGCGGCTACACGCTGGCCGGCGCGCTCTCCGCGGTCTACGGGGTGGGCTGCGCCATCGGCCAGCCGGTGCTCGGCAGGATCGTGGACCGCCGGGGCCAGACGGTCGTGATGACGGCCGCCGCCACGGTCTCCGCGGTGGGCTTCGCCGTGCTGGCCGTGGTGGGCGCCGACCCACTCTGGCTGGCCGTGGTCGCCACCGCCGTCGCGGGCCTGGCCACGCCGCCGCTGGAGGCCGGCCTGCGCGCCCTGTGGCCGGACGTCCTCCGCGGTGACCAGCGCGCCGTGCACACCGCCTACTCGCTGGACGCCGCCGCGCAGGAGGTGATGTTCACCTGCGGCCCGCTGCTGGTGATCGCCGCCGGCGCCCTGGTCTCCCCGTCCGCCGCGGTCTTCGTCACCGGCCTGATCGGGCTGGCCGGCACCTTGATGGTGGTCACCGCCGCGCCCTCCCGCGCCTGGCGCGGCACCCCGCACACCGGGCACTGGCTGGGGCCGCTGCGCGTCGGCCACCTGCGCCTGCTGTTCGGCGCGCTGCTCTTCGTCGGCATGGCGCTGGGCTCGATCAACGTCACCGCCGTGGCCTGGGCGGAGGAGCGCGGAGCCGGCGACTGGTCCGGCGTGGTGCTCGCCGCGCTGGCGCTGGGCGCGCTGATCGGCGGCCTGGCCTACGGCGCCCGCTCCTGGACGGGCGACGCCGACCGCCGGCTGCGCATCCTGGTGGGCCTGCTGGCCATCGGCTACCTGCCGCTGGCCATCGCCCCCGGACCGGTCGGGATGACCCTGCTGGCGGTGGTCGGCGGCCTGTTCCTGGCGCCGGTGATCGCCTGCAGCTTCGTGGTGGTGGACCGCTGGGCGCCGCCGGGAACGGTGACCGAGGCGTTCTCCTGGGTGGTCACCGCCTTCGGCGTCGGCACCGCGCTGGGCTCGGCGGTCTCCGGGCCGGTCGGCGACGCGCTCGGCGTCGGCCCGGCGTACCTGGTCGCGGCGGCCTCCGGCACCGTTGCCCTGCTGGTCCTGCTGGTCGGCGGGCGAGGGAGCCAGAGGGCCGCCGGTGTCCGGACTGAGGTGGGCCCCTCCTTGCCGGTTGCGGGCAAGGAGGGCGAGCGAGCGTAG
- the pafA gene encoding Pup--protein ligase, translated as MDRRIFGLENEYGVTCTFRGQRRLSPDEVARYLFRRVVSWGRSSNVFLRNGARLYLDVGSHPEYATPECDSLTELVTHDKAGERILEGLLVDAERRLHEEGIAGDVYLFKNNTDSAGNSYGCHENYLVARHGEFSRLADVLIPFLVTRQLICGAGKVLQTPRGAVYCVSQRAEHIWEGVSSATTRSRPIINTRDEPHADAERYRRLHVIVGDSNMSETTTLLKVGSTDLVLRMIESAVVLRDLALENPIRAIREVSHDITGRRKVRLANGREASALEIQEEYFTKAADFADRRGIRTGTVAQVLDLWERTLTAVRTGDLSLVDTEIDWVIKHKLIETYRAKHGMEMSHPRVAQLDLAYHDIHRRRGLFYLLQRRGQARRITTDLKVFEAKSIPPQTTRARLRGDFIRRAQEQRRDFTVDWVHLKLNDQAQRTVLCKDPFRSEDERVEKLIAGM; from the coding sequence ATGGACCGCCGCATCTTCGGGCTGGAGAACGAGTACGGCGTCACGTGTACGTTCCGGGGACAGCGCCGACTGTCTCCTGACGAAGTGGCGCGGTACCTCTTCCGCCGTGTCGTCTCCTGGGGCCGCAGCAGCAACGTCTTCCTGCGCAACGGCGCACGCCTGTACCTCGACGTGGGCAGCCATCCCGAATACGCCACCCCCGAGTGCGACTCGCTGACCGAACTCGTCACACACGACAAGGCCGGCGAGCGCATCCTGGAAGGTCTCCTCGTGGACGCCGAGCGGCGCCTGCACGAGGAGGGCATCGCGGGCGACGTCTACCTCTTCAAGAACAACACCGACTCGGCCGGGAACTCCTACGGCTGCCACGAGAACTACCTGGTGGCGCGGCACGGGGAGTTCTCCCGGCTGGCCGACGTGCTGATCCCCTTCCTGGTCACCCGGCAGCTGATCTGCGGGGCCGGCAAGGTCCTGCAGACCCCGCGTGGCGCGGTGTACTGCGTCAGCCAGCGCGCCGAGCACATCTGGGAGGGGGTCAGCTCGGCCACGACCCGCTCCCGCCCGATCATCAACACCAGGGACGAGCCGCACGCCGACGCCGAGCGGTACCGCCGGCTGCACGTCATCGTCGGCGACTCCAACATGTCCGAGACCACCACGCTGCTCAAGGTCGGCTCCACCGACCTGGTGCTGCGCATGATCGAGTCGGCCGTGGTGCTGCGCGACCTCGCCCTGGAAAACCCCATCCGGGCCATCCGCGAGGTCAGCCACGACATCACCGGCCGCCGCAAGGTCCGCCTGGCCAACGGGCGCGAGGCCAGCGCCCTGGAGATCCAGGAGGAGTACTTCACCAAGGCCGCCGACTTCGCGGACCGGCGCGGCATCCGCACCGGGACCGTCGCGCAGGTGCTGGACCTGTGGGAGCGCACCCTCACGGCGGTCCGCACCGGCGACCTCTCCCTCGTCGACACCGAGATCGACTGGGTGATAAAGCACAAGCTCATCGAGACCTACCGGGCCAAGCACGGCATGGAGATGTCGCACCCGCGGGTGGCCCAGCTCGACCTCGCCTACCACGACATCCACCGCCGCCGGGGCCTGTTCTACCTCCTACAGCGGCGTGGCCAGGCCCGGCGGATCACCACCGACCTGAAGGTCTTCGAGGCCAAGTCCATCCCGCCGCAGACCACCCGCGCCCGGCTGCGCGGCGACTTCATCCGGCGGGCCCAGGAGCAGCGCCGGGACTTCACGGTGGACTGGGTGCACCTGAAGCTCAACGACCAGGCGCAGCGCACCGTGCTGTGCAAGGACCCGTTCCGCTCGGAGGACGAGCGGGTGGAGAAGCTGATCGCCGGGATGTGA
- a CDS encoding FKBP-type peptidyl-prolyl cis-trans isomerase: MRRLAALVIAPVLLLAAACGSEGEDETTATASSSPSASASTAPVPELVELAADAPTPTVEGEPGEKPTISVPDAQPDGNFSYKVLTEGDGEAVQDGDYVTFQLAGFNWTTAQEMEGSTYETGGAQTTQIGASAQQQVIPALGQPMLGQPVGSRVLVVAPPTATWGTNGNEQLGVAPGDTMVFVLDIVDRIPSTGGAEGEMAESEAGMPTVTMGDAGPQITVPEGEEPPTELRQQVLIEGDGPVVEAGQQLVAQYTGALWSDGSVFDSSWERGSAATFGIGSGQVIAGWDEALVGKKAGDRVLLVIPPDKAYGDQENNGIPANSTLVFVVDILGSF; encoded by the coding sequence GTGCGCCGACTCGCCGCGCTCGTCATCGCCCCCGTGCTGCTGCTCGCCGCCGCCTGCGGCAGCGAGGGCGAGGACGAGACCACCGCCACCGCATCGTCGTCCCCGTCCGCCTCCGCCAGCACCGCGCCGGTGCCCGAGCTGGTGGAGCTGGCGGCCGACGCCCCGACGCCGACGGTGGAGGGAGAACCCGGCGAGAAGCCGACGATCTCCGTGCCCGACGCCCAGCCCGACGGGAACTTCTCCTACAAGGTGCTGACCGAGGGCGACGGCGAGGCGGTGCAGGACGGCGACTACGTCACCTTCCAGCTGGCCGGGTTCAACTGGACCACCGCCCAGGAGATGGAGGGCTCCACCTACGAGACCGGTGGCGCCCAGACCACCCAGATCGGCGCCAGCGCCCAGCAGCAGGTCATCCCGGCGCTCGGCCAGCCGATGCTCGGCCAGCCGGTCGGCAGCCGGGTGCTCGTGGTGGCCCCGCCGACCGCCACCTGGGGCACCAACGGCAACGAGCAGCTCGGCGTGGCCCCCGGCGACACCATGGTGTTCGTGCTGGACATCGTCGACCGGATTCCGTCCACCGGCGGCGCCGAGGGGGAGATGGCCGAGTCCGAGGCCGGCATGCCGACCGTGACCATGGGCGACGCCGGCCCGCAGATCACCGTCCCCGAGGGCGAGGAGCCGCCGACCGAGCTGCGCCAGCAGGTCCTGATCGAGGGCGACGGCCCGGTCGTCGAGGCCGGCCAGCAGCTGGTGGCCCAGTACACCGGCGCGCTGTGGAGCGACGGCTCGGTCTTCGACTCCTCCTGGGAGCGCGGCAGCGCGGCCACCTTCGGCATCGGCTCCGGCCAGGTCATCGCCGGCTGGGACGAGGCCCTGGTCGGCAAGAAGGCCGGCGACCGGGTGCTGCTGGTGATCCCGCCGGACAAGGCCTACGGCGACCAGGAGAACAACGGCATCCCGGCCAACTCCACGCTCGTCTTCGTCGTGGACATCCTCGGTTCGTTCTGA
- a CDS encoding FKBP-type peptidyl-prolyl cis-trans isomerase — MSIDKPEIDFPGGEPPQDLEITDIWEGDGPEAVPGQVVSVHYVGVAFSTGEEFDASWNRGAPLRFPLGAGRVIKGWDQGVAGMKVGGRRKLVIPPHLGYGDRGAGDAIKPGETLIFVVDLLGV; from the coding sequence GTGAGCATCGACAAGCCCGAGATCGACTTCCCCGGTGGCGAGCCGCCCCAGGACCTGGAGATCACCGACATCTGGGAGGGCGACGGCCCGGAGGCCGTGCCCGGCCAGGTCGTCTCCGTCCACTACGTCGGCGTGGCCTTCAGCACCGGTGAGGAGTTCGACGCGAGCTGGAACCGCGGCGCCCCGCTGCGCTTCCCGCTCGGCGCGGGCCGGGTCATCAAGGGCTGGGACCAGGGCGTGGCCGGCATGAAGGTCGGCGGCCGGCGCAAGCTGGTCATCCCGCCGCACCTGGGCTACGGCGACCGCGGCGCCGGCGACGCGATCAAGCCGGGCGAGACGCTGATCTTCGTGGTGGACCTGCTGGGCGTCTGA
- a CDS encoding DUF3866 family protein: MISWREGVVTRVRRSWRGASELEVSLADQSGPLRAMAYPALVGEVAEGDRVLLNTTAQTMGLGTGGYALVVAVPDRLPADPPPGPGHLVKARYTPLQAVVLGVDEQDSPHHEVLRDADDLDGMPVVVADLHSALPAVCAGVLADRPGARIAYVMTDGGTLPLWFSMTVDRLREAGWLAGSITVGQALGGDLEAVTVHTGLLAARHVLRADVAIVAQGPGNLGTGTRWGYSGVAVGDAVNAVGALRGRAVGSLRISDADPRQRHRGVSHHSLTAYGRVALAPAELPVPEGLPAGLAGLVKEQLDAALAGSAAGHRVVSVPVDGLEEALRGCPVRLSTMGRGLEEDHAYFLAAAAAGRHAVAPVG; encoded by the coding sequence GTGATCTCTTGGCGTGAAGGCGTTGTCACTCGGGTCCGGCGGAGCTGGCGGGGAGCGAGCGAACTGGAGGTGTCGCTGGCCGACCAGAGCGGGCCGCTGCGGGCCATGGCGTATCCGGCGCTGGTCGGCGAGGTGGCCGAGGGCGACCGGGTGCTGCTGAACACCACCGCGCAGACCATGGGGCTGGGCACCGGCGGGTACGCGCTGGTGGTGGCCGTCCCGGACCGTCTGCCGGCGGATCCCCCGCCCGGGCCCGGGCACCTGGTGAAGGCCCGCTACACGCCGCTGCAGGCGGTGGTGCTGGGGGTGGACGAGCAGGACTCCCCGCACCACGAGGTGCTGCGGGACGCCGACGACCTCGACGGGATGCCGGTGGTCGTGGCGGACCTGCACTCCGCGCTGCCGGCCGTCTGCGCGGGCGTGCTGGCCGACCGCCCGGGGGCCCGGATCGCCTATGTGATGACCGACGGCGGCACGCTGCCGCTGTGGTTCTCCATGACGGTGGACCGGCTCCGCGAGGCCGGCTGGCTGGCCGGGTCGATCACGGTGGGCCAGGCGCTCGGCGGCGACCTGGAGGCGGTCACCGTGCACACCGGCCTGCTCGCCGCGCGCCACGTGCTGCGGGCCGACGTGGCGATCGTGGCGCAGGGGCCCGGCAACCTGGGCACCGGGACGCGCTGGGGCTACTCGGGGGTGGCGGTCGGCGACGCGGTGAACGCGGTGGGGGCGCTGCGCGGGCGGGCCGTGGGCTCGCTGCGGATCTCCGACGCGGATCCGCGCCAGCGGCACCGCGGGGTCTCGCACCACTCGCTGACCGCCTACGGGCGGGTGGCGCTGGCGCCGGCCGAGCTGCCGGTGCCGGAGGGGCTGCCGGCGGGGCTGGCCGGGCTGGTCAAGGAGCAGCTGGACGCGGCGCTGGCGGGTTCGGCGGCCGGCCACCGCGTGGTGTCGGTGCCGGTGGACGGGCTGGAGGAGGCGTTGCGGGGCTGCCCGGTGCGGCTGTCCACGATGGGGCGGGGGCTGGAGGAGGACCACGCCTACTTCCTGGCCGCCGCCGCGGCGGGCCGCCACGCGGTGGCGCCCGTCGGGTAG